A window from Podospora bellae-mahoneyi strain CBS 112042 chromosome 1 map unlocalized CBS112042p_1, whole genome shotgun sequence encodes these proteins:
- a CDS encoding uncharacterized protein (EggNog:ENOG503P682; COG:S) → MRVSNNLSLVLFAAGVTAQSVEPETGKLGDATIVSNNPVGVVYKAVLPAEAWFKPAYPDGGNIEGEVTAVAAESGEGVVYTYKLSNLPKEGGPFPYHLHVAPVPADGNCTVTLAHLDPFIRGENTSCNPFAPQTCQVGDLSGKFGEIRPEEDGTWETTYTDLYSSTLEGLGSFFGNRSIVFHYPNKTRISCANFEKVEGGVSSSVTVLPTVTGNGSYTILPTGGVSTTTGGGPSTTSDAGAGTETTTSPPLSGASGLRGSAVGALVVGAVVMFML, encoded by the exons ATGCGTGTCTCgaacaacctctcccttgTCCTCTTCGCTGCCGGCGTGACAGCCCAGTCGGTCGAGCCTGAGACAGGC AAACTCGGCGATGCCACCATCGTAAGCAACAACCCCGTCGGGGTCGTGTACAAGGCCGTCCTGCCAGCGGAGGCTTGGTTCAAGCCGGCGTATCCAGATGGGGGGAATATCGAGGGGGAGGTCACTGCTGTGGCTGCCGagtcgggggagggagtggtgtATACATACAAGCTCTCCAACCTGCCCAAGGAGGGCGGGCCGTTCC CCTACCACCTCCACGTCGCCCCTGTCCCCGCCGACGGGAACTGCACCGTCACGCTCGCCCACTTGGATCCGTTTATCCGTGGGGAAAACACTTCTTGCAACCCGTTTGCTCCGCAGACGTGCCAGGTTGGGGATTTGAGCGGCAAGTTTGGGGAGATCAGacctgaggaggatgggacgTGGGAGACGACGTATACGGACTTGTACTCGTCGACgcttgaggggttgggaagtTTCTTTGGGAACAGGAGCATCGTGTTTCATTATCCTAACAAGACTAGGATTAGCTGTGCCAACTTTGAgaaggtggaagggggggtgagCAGCAGTGTGACGGTGCTGCCGACGGTGACGGGTAATGGGAGTTATACTATTTTGCCTACGGGGGGTGTGAGCACTACTACCGGAGGGGGGCCGAGCACCACGAGTGATGCGGGGGCTGGGACGGAGACGACCACGTCGCCTCCTTTGAGTGGAGCTtctgggttgagggggagtgCGGTTGGGGCGTTGGTTGTGGGGGCGGTGGTCATGTTTATGTTGTAA
- a CDS encoding uncharacterized protein (COG:H; EggNog:ENOG503P0BA) gives MARPGILLRFSERRHRKGSSLNGHIKPADATSPVTTPTPRPVTREKSWKHRSLGSITSIFHGHSQAPQNVYEKPVEVIRQEEYPHMNNGTYLDHSGTTIYAASTVTRFSHKMLNNLYGNPHSENKPAKVSGDMVDEIRLKALRFLGADPEHFDLVFTANATAAIKLVADSFRDLAEQTRSGSFWYGYHRDAHTSLVGVREFTRNGEHHVFAHDQEVEAWLEHPGAYHRAIDRVSSLGLFAWPGQSNLTGRRLPLEWAGRVRRLREIQGTYTLLDAAALAMTCDMTRVFGDPSQAPDFTCVSFYKIFGFPDLGGLIVRKDSGHILTLRKYFGGGTVTMVKTLGGGPVWHISKGAEMTEEGGLHDGLEDGTLPFHSILALGEAIEVQRDLYGNMENVSRHVTGLVVRLYEGLRGLKHGNGGEVVRVYEEAGEDVTGYGDSRRQGGTVAFNVFGEDGGVVSYDRVEGLANERGIYVRSGGICCPGGIFTALQYEPWQLNRAKSAGHRCGPHGLGVINDLPTGVVRASLGAMSTTKDVDTLIEFLREIFVTPTTTRKRGHSRKNSNSSTISNSSVGSVGSVAFEPKPVETFAVQAPPRVTSGCCSLS, from the exons ATGGCTCGTCCTGGTATTCTTTTGCGCTTTTCTGAGAGGAGGCACCGTAAGGGTTCGAGCCTCAACGGACATATCAAGCCGGCGGACGCCACCAGTCCAGTCACTACACCAACACCTAGACCAGTCACACGAGAGAAATCCTGGAAGCATCGGTCTTTGGGGTCTATTACAT CCATCTTCCATGGGCACAGCCAGGCGCCACAGAATGTCTATGAAAAGCCTGTTGAGGTTATCAGACAGGAGGAGTACCCTCACATGAACAATG GAACCTACCTCGACCACTCGGGCACAACTATCTACGCCGCCTCAACGGTGACCCGCTTCTCCCACAAAATGCTCAACAATCTCTACGGCAACCCCCATTCAGAAAACAAGCCGGCCAAAGTTTCAGGAGACATGGTCGACGAGATCCGCCTCAAGGCGTTGCGCTTCCTCGGCGCAGACCCGGAGCACTTTGACCTGGTCTTCACCGCCAACGCCACGGCCGCTATCAAGCTCGTGGCGGACTCGTTCCGGGATCTGGCCGAGCAGACGCGCTCCGGTTCTTTTTGGTATGGCTACCACAGGGATGCTCATACGTCTCTTGTTGGCGTGAGGGAGTTCACCCGCAACGGCGAGCACCACGTCTTTGCGCACGATCAGGAGGTGGAAGCCTGGCTTGAGCACCCTGGGGCTTACCACAGGGCGATTGACAGGGTGAGCAGCCTGGGCTTGTTCGCCTGGCCGGGCCAGTCGAATTTGACGGGGAGGAGACTGCCGCTCGAGTGGGCTGGGCGGGTTAGGAGATTGAGGGAGATTCAGGGGACGTACACGCTACTGGATGCGGCCGCGCTGGCGATGACATGTGATATGACGCGGGTGTTTGGTGACCCGTCTCAAGCACCGGATTTCACTTGTGTGAGCTTTTACAAGATTTTTGGCTTTCCGGatcttggggggttgattgtCAGGAAGGACTCGGGGCATATCTTGACGTTGAGGAAGTAttttgggggagggacgGTTACCATGGTGAAGACGTTGGGTGGTGGACCGGTGTGGCATATTTCCAAGGGGGCGGagatgacggaggagggggggttgcatgatgggttggaggatgggacGTTGCCGTTTCATAGTATTTTGGCGCTGGGGGAGGCGATTGAGGTGCAGAGGGATTTGTATGGGAATATGGAGAATGTGTCGAGGCATgtgacggggttggtggtgaggttgtatgaggggttgagggggttgaagcatgggaatgggggggaggtggtgagggtttatgaggaggcgggtgaggaTGTGACGGGGTATGGGGATTCGAGGAGGCAGGGGGGGACGGTGGCGTTTAatgtttttggggaggatgggggggtggtgagttATGAtcgggtggaggggttggcgaaCGAGAGGGGGATTTATGTTaggagtggtg GGATTTGTTGTCCTGGTGGGATTTTTACTGCGTTGCAGTATGAGCCGTGGCAGTTGAATAGAGCCAAATCGGCTGGGCATCGGTGCG GTCCCCATGGTTTAGGTGTAATCAATGATCTCCCGACAGG CGTCGTACGAGCGAGCCTCGGAGCAATGAGCACAACCAAAGATGTCGACACACTCATCGAGTTCCTGCGAGAGATATTTGTCACTCCGACTACAACACGAAAACGAGGTCACAGCCGCAAGAACAGCAACAGTAGCACTATCAGCAACTCTTCTGTAGGGTCTGTAGGGTCAGTAGCGTTTGAGCCCAAGCCTGTTGAGACGTTTGCGGTGCAGGCGCCTCCACGGGTTACTTCGGGGTGCTGCTCCCTTTCATGA
- a CDS encoding uncharacterized protein (EggNog:ENOG503NXSY; COG:J) produces the protein MLRPRLRIPRASSPFALPASRSSTAGQLLPLAYRSSYHTVPVLENIPEKESEDGQKYRSIDGFLSPMAFTTAWDYYQTHVLSNLNRLCAETNNDSLLLKDVVLATARDPAQAATFNYASAAHNNHFFFKCLSPTETKAEDMPAQLKDALVKSFGSLDALKELMVNTATSMFGPGFVWLVRSDRPKDPHQFRVLTTYLSGSPYPAAHWRKQSLNTATDVGESSERGIQAGKQYLENSARGAGWNASAYKKDDFAPGGVLLEPVLCLNTWEHAWLFEYGFGGSPKSVLDKVKGGQAGVAENQKSGKEVYAERWWDFVDWNVVNRLAFPGGTKI, from the exons ATGCTGCGTCCAAGGTTAAGGATACCGCGGGCCTCCTCGCCCTTtgccctccccgcctcccgGTCGTCAACCGCTGGCCAGCTCCTGCCCCTCGCCTACAGGTCATCATACCACACCGTTCCCGTGCTGGAGAACATCCCAGAGAAGGAATCCGAAGATGGGCAGAAATACAGGTCAATCGACGGGTTCCTGTCCCCTATGGCTTTCACGACCGCCTGGGATTACTACCAGACCCATGTGTTGTCCAACTTGAACCGTCTCTGTGCTG aaaccaacaacgacagcctcctcctcaaagacGTCGTCCTCGCCACGGCCCGCGACCCGGCCCAAGCAGCTACTTTTAATTATGCCTCGGCGGCGCATAACAAccacttcttcttcaagtGCCTGTCCCCTACCGAGACAAAAGCCGAGGACATGCCAGCCCAGCTGAAGGACGCTCTCGTGAAGTCGTTTGGCTCGCTCGACGCGCTCAAGGAGCTGATGGTCAACACGGCCACTTCCATGTTTGGTCCCGGGTTTGTCTGGCTCGTGCGGAGCGACAGGCCCAAAGACCCGCACCAGTTCCGGGTTTTGACGACTTACTTGTCTGGCTCGCCTTACCCGGCCGCGCACTGGCGGAAGCAGAGCTTGAACACTGCTACGGATGTTGGGGAGTCGAGCGAGAGGGGGATTCAGGCGGGGAAGCAGTATTTGGAGAATAGCGCTCGGGGTGCGGGGTGGAACGCGAGCGCGTATAAGAAGGATGATTTTGCGCCCGGGGGGGTGCTTCTGGAGCCGGTGCTGTGCTTGAACACGTGGGAGCATGCGTGGTTGTTTGAGtatgggtttggggggtcgCCGAAGAGTGTGTTGGATAAGGTCAAGGGAGGGCAGGCGGGGGTGGCGGAGAATCAGAAGAGTGGGAAGGAGGTTTATgcggagaggtggtgggattTTGTGGATTGGAATGTGGTGAATAGGTTGGCTTTTCCGGGGGGAACGAAGATAtag